In one window of Halomarina pelagica DNA:
- a CDS encoding DUF7389 domain-containing protein, producing MSEPTQQSRTNAESTDNSAQQTPTEYVERSDVGVSLTVKLTRGTGTRDQDKLTAKVKAKTLEEACEDMETLREYIHDLAEDARQIQPGDDDE from the coding sequence ATGTCAGAACCCACCCAGCAGTCCCGTACGAACGCAGAATCGACCGACAACAGTGCGCAACAGACTCCTACTGAATACGTCGAGCGAAGCGATGTCGGCGTCTCACTCACCGTGAAGCTCACTCGCGGCACTGGTACCCGCGATCAGGACAAACTCACGGCCAAAGTGAAGGCGAAAACGCTCGAAGAGGCCTGTGAGGACATGGAGACGCTTCGGGAGTACATCCACGACCTCGCCGAGGACGCTCGCCAAATCCAGCCAGGAGACGACGACGAGTAG
- a CDS encoding hemolysin family protein, giving the protein MVELISIGGLFLAFFLVIMNGVFVAAEFAFVKIRPTRVNALVDRGKPGAGLVQDAIENLDGYLAVSQLGITLSSLGLGWIGEPAVAALIEPILGQLLPAGVIHLVAFALGFGFITFLHVVFGELAPKTFAIQEAERVALLVAPLMKFFYYLFLPGLIVFNGTANYFTSLVGVSPASESEETHSEEEILMILTRSEETGHVDLDEVEMIESVFELGDTLAREIMVPRPDVETVSASMALSDLRAVAASGTYTRYIVLDEDGNQPIGFVHAKDILQASETEADHDSITARDLVRDILVVPETRRIDAILAEFQTHGGGQIAVVIDEWGVFEGIVTIEDILEEIVGDIRDEFDTVPQGPAIEQRDDGTYVVDGGVPIQDVNERLGATFETDEVETIGGFVFSQLGREPEVGDQIDQQGYVLRVDAIDNARIERLVIQPPETSQTEATEE; this is encoded by the coding sequence ATGGTCGAGTTAATCTCTATTGGTGGGTTGTTCCTCGCCTTCTTCCTCGTCATCATGAACGGAGTATTCGTGGCCGCTGAGTTCGCGTTCGTAAAAATCCGACCGACCCGGGTGAACGCGCTCGTCGACCGTGGGAAGCCCGGTGCGGGGCTTGTACAGGATGCCATCGAGAACCTCGATGGCTATCTGGCAGTCAGTCAGCTCGGGATTACGCTCTCCTCACTTGGTCTCGGGTGGATCGGTGAGCCGGCTGTCGCAGCACTCATCGAACCCATTCTCGGGCAACTGCTGCCTGCAGGAGTGATTCATCTCGTGGCATTCGCGCTGGGATTCGGCTTCATCACCTTCCTCCACGTCGTCTTCGGCGAACTGGCACCGAAGACGTTCGCCATCCAGGAGGCCGAACGGGTAGCGCTCCTCGTTGCGCCGCTCATGAAATTCTTTTACTACCTATTCCTGCCCGGCCTCATTGTCTTCAACGGCACTGCCAACTACTTCACCAGCCTCGTCGGTGTCTCGCCAGCGTCCGAAAGCGAAGAAACCCATTCCGAGGAAGAGATCCTGATGATCCTCACGCGTTCGGAGGAAACGGGACACGTCGACCTCGACGAGGTCGAGATGATCGAGAGCGTCTTCGAACTCGGCGACACTCTCGCCCGCGAGATCATGGTTCCACGCCCCGATGTAGAAACCGTGTCCGCCTCGATGGCGCTTTCAGACCTTCGTGCGGTTGCCGCCAGCGGGACCTACACTCGCTACATCGTCCTCGACGAAGACGGAAACCAGCCAATTGGGTTCGTCCACGCGAAGGATATCCTCCAGGCGAGCGAAACCGAAGCCGATCACGACTCAATCACTGCACGTGACCTCGTACGAGACATCCTTGTAGTCCCGGAGACGCGACGGATCGACGCAATTCTCGCAGAGTTTCAGACACACGGTGGTGGACAGATCGCGGTTGTCATCGACGAATGGGGCGTTTTCGAGGGGATCGTAACCATCGAGGACATCCTCGAAGAGATCGTCGGCGACATTCGAGATGAATTCGATACGGTACCGCAGGGCCCCGCTATCGAGCAGCGAGACGACGGAACGTACGTCGTCGACGGCGGCGTCCCAATCCAAGACGTGAACGAACGACTCGGCGCCACGTTCGAGACCGACGAGGTCGAGACGATCGGCGGATTCGTCTTTAGCCAGCTTGGACGAGAACCTGAGGTCGGTGACCAAATCGACCAGCAGGGATACGTCCTTCGCGTCGACGCTATCGACAACGCACGAATCGAACGCCTCGTGATCCAGCCACCAGAGACATCTCAAACGGAGGCTACTGAGGAATAA
- a CDS encoding DUF6166 domain-containing protein: MSGISDPQPAGTSHTLDETDVIYVGYRRRGRAIVEKQSDQEQLTPERSLEVANHSPSGFSWGYAGSGPAQLALALLLDYTDDEDVALKEYMEFKTKVVSQLECTEPDGCWRLTGREIDAALRETVDEPVAPSVN, from the coding sequence ATGAGTGGAATTAGTGATCCACAGCCAGCTGGAACGTCACACACTTTGGATGAGACCGACGTCATCTACGTCGGCTACCGTCGTCGAGGCCGCGCCATCGTCGAGAAACAGTCCGACCAAGAACAGCTGACGCCGGAGCGGAGTCTCGAGGTGGCGAATCACAGTCCGAGCGGATTCAGCTGGGGATACGCTGGCAGCGGGCCGGCCCAGCTCGCGCTCGCGCTCCTGCTCGATTACACCGACGACGAGGACGTCGCCCTCAAGGAGTACATGGAATTCAAGACCAAGGTCGTGAGCCAGCTGGAGTGTACAGAACCAGACGGCTGCTGGCGACTCACCGGGCGTGAGATCGATGCAGCCCTTCGTGAGACAGTCGACGAACCAGTCGCACCATCCGTCAACTAA
- a CDS encoding DUF6610 family protein, translating into MAIHDSADPVSNSTTEIHTDARQAAYVAFLHRVPFAIDALTLGFLPGFREDCTYQQSQFDTLECPVGMLDNDFRNPDLDRYVDRALEYEPDVGIIGDAYDAAEAQSYVDTIRELQGSLPETEFIIVPKCRAAIEAIPDDIVLGYSRGYAETLAHEFSDPVDWRGRRVHILGGSPPKQLEVVEQLTQPTLTGDPPADIVGLDWNGLHRGAQFGEFWTADGWDDSGRDADHVTVRKTVRHSLSRLKGFWQDHGVWPDSTPQADETELTYSGPTPGDIESAACTECCANVWTVKRGPYVAEYDTGEVCGYCCYECYFSHRHRNNLEEIAGDRSVYLPPA; encoded by the coding sequence ATGGCCATTCACGACAGCGCAGACCCAGTTAGCAACAGTACTACTGAGATACACACTGACGCCCGGCAAGCGGCGTACGTGGCGTTCCTCCATCGGGTTCCGTTTGCGATCGATGCGCTGACCCTCGGCTTCCTCCCTGGGTTTCGCGAGGACTGCACGTATCAGCAGTCGCAGTTCGATACCCTCGAGTGCCCGGTCGGAATGCTCGATAACGATTTTCGGAATCCCGATCTTGATCGGTACGTCGATCGAGCGCTCGAGTACGAGCCCGACGTGGGTATCATCGGTGACGCCTACGACGCTGCAGAAGCACAGTCGTACGTCGATACGATTCGAGAGCTCCAAGGGAGTCTTCCCGAGACGGAGTTCATCATCGTCCCGAAATGCCGGGCCGCCATTGAGGCGATTCCCGACGATATTGTGCTTGGTTACTCACGAGGCTACGCGGAGACGCTCGCACACGAGTTCTCCGACCCCGTCGATTGGCGGGGACGTCGCGTCCACATCCTCGGTGGCAGTCCACCCAAGCAACTCGAAGTCGTGGAGCAGCTCACCCAGCCAACGCTGACAGGTGACCCACCGGCCGACATCGTCGGCCTCGACTGGAATGGTCTGCATCGCGGGGCGCAGTTCGGCGAGTTCTGGACGGCCGACGGCTGGGACGACAGCGGTCGCGACGCCGACCACGTTACGGTCCGGAAGACAGTCCGGCATAGCCTCAGCCGGCTCAAGGGGTTCTGGCAGGACCACGGCGTCTGGCCCGATTCGACACCCCAGGCGGACGAGACCGAACTCACCTATTCCGGGCCCACGCCAGGCGATATCGAGAGCGCGGCGTGTACCGAGTGCTGCGCGAACGTATGGACAGTCAAGCGGGGTCCGTATGTTGCCGAGTATGATACGGGCGAAGTCTGTGGGTACTGCTGCTATGAGTGCTACTTCTCACACCGGCATCGGAACAACCTCGAGGAGATCGCCGGTGATCGGAGCGTCTACCTCCCGCCTGCGTGA
- a CDS encoding DUF7567 family protein yields MSLEIVDRHSEALFEYLWYPVCGHEIFNHIPFEGMFCKNCNTQVELQESQEDRGYEEAVLACFDTDTTWNLHVDEKLRRDLPDGSARVKILGAPGAYEIDWWSPEPGDGWEPVERGEFADIEELAEVSHLA; encoded by the coding sequence ATGAGTCTTGAAATCGTTGACCGACATAGCGAGGCACTGTTCGAGTACCTCTGGTATCCGGTCTGCGGGCACGAGATATTCAATCACATCCCCTTCGAGGGGATGTTCTGCAAGAACTGCAACACACAGGTCGAACTCCAAGAATCACAGGAGGATCGTGGCTACGAGGAAGCCGTCCTTGCCTGCTTCGATACCGACACGACCTGGAATCTCCACGTCGACGAAAAACTTCGTCGTGACCTGCCTGACGGGTCGGCTCGGGTGAAGATTCTCGGCGCACCGGGTGCCTACGAGATCGACTGGTGGAGTCCCGAACCCGGCGACGGCTGGGAGCCGGTCGAGCGCGGTGAATTCGCTGACATCGAAGAACTTGCTGAGGTGTCTCACTTGGCGTAG